The following coding sequences are from one Arthrobacter sp. 24S4-2 window:
- a CDS encoding AraC family transcriptional regulator, protein MIAELFCRHRLLPQGPGRSLDMKLRSLHRGDVGIEFLDYGTEVRIDPEGLDNFILVQVPLAGRAVMQVGPSVVESSPRIATIPPMERPFSMVWDRGTPHLIIYASRPALAGVAEKLYGGTALENVDLGYSLDLGSSSGRAFLRSVIELHEDMITGSTGAPPYMHRLLVDSMLSRLLVATDKTSETDGARAAEPERSLIRRFRELLDRHASEELAVSDMAESLGVSIRTLQTALRSEFGATPSELLRKARLNRAREILLKAEPGEDTVIAIAARCGFAHPGRFSSSYLTAFGELPSETLRR, encoded by the coding sequence ATGATCGCTGAGCTGTTCTGTCGGCACAGACTCTTGCCCCAAGGCCCCGGACGTTCCCTGGACATGAAACTCCGGTCGTTGCACCGCGGCGATGTCGGCATCGAATTCCTTGACTACGGAACCGAAGTCCGGATAGATCCGGAGGGCCTGGATAATTTCATACTGGTCCAGGTGCCGCTGGCCGGCCGCGCAGTCATGCAAGTCGGCCCCAGTGTCGTCGAATCCAGCCCGAGGATCGCCACGATACCGCCAATGGAGCGCCCCTTTTCGATGGTCTGGGATCGCGGCACACCTCACCTGATCATCTATGCCAGCCGCCCCGCGCTTGCGGGAGTGGCCGAAAAACTCTACGGAGGCACTGCCTTGGAAAACGTTGATCTGGGGTATTCGTTGGACCTCGGCAGCTCTTCAGGCAGGGCCTTCCTAAGATCCGTGATCGAACTTCACGAGGACATGATTACGGGATCAACCGGGGCCCCTCCCTATATGCACCGGCTTCTTGTGGATAGCATGCTGTCCCGTCTGCTCGTCGCTACAGATAAGACTTCGGAAACAGACGGAGCCAGGGCAGCGGAGCCTGAACGCAGCCTGATCAGACGGTTCCGTGAACTCCTGGACCGTCATGCTTCCGAGGAGCTGGCCGTATCCGATATGGCCGAATCCCTCGGGGTGTCCATTCGAACCCTGCAAACAGCCTTACGTTCCGAGTTCGGGGCCACGCCCTCAGAGCTGTTGAGAAAGGCCCGGCTAAACCGTGCCAGAGAAATACTTCTTAAGGCAGAGCCCGGTGAAGACACCGTGATTGCCATAGCCGCACGCTGCGGCTTTGCACATCCAGGGCGTTTCTCCTCCTCATACCTGACCGCTTTCGGGGAACTGCCCTCGGAAACCCTCCGGCGGTAG
- a CDS encoding aromatic acid/H+ symport family MFS transporter: protein MTIVFDGYDLVVFGSTVPSILKYEDWGLTTAQAGMIGSLALVGMLIGTLSVGILTDRLGRRRIMLTSIAWFSICMLLTAFAPSAEVFGALRFLTGLGLGGVVPTCIALTVEYARKERRQIANAVMFSGYSVGGVGASLLAINLLQQIDFRWMYAIGALPLVTLLPAAWKLMPESVAYLARKGRLDEAKATATRFGLIYTDIVSSEDLPADPAGTNSSLKAIFTRKWLGSTILFALANFCGLLLVYGLNTWLPQIMRQAGFNLGDALTFLLVLNAGAIVGSISASALADRIGIKRVVTGSFILAFVAILMLSLQLPLAILLVIVAFAGLGSVGTQILVGGYCATHYPQSLSATALSWSLGVGRIGAICGPLIGGFIASLAFGWQVNFYMFAVFAVIGAIVVFAVPRRTKP from the coding sequence ATGACTATTGTTTTTGATGGCTACGACCTTGTTGTCTTCGGATCCACGGTTCCGTCCATTCTCAAATACGAGGACTGGGGCCTCACCACGGCACAGGCGGGAATGATAGGCAGTCTGGCGCTCGTCGGGATGCTCATCGGAACGCTCTCGGTCGGGATCTTGACCGACCGGCTCGGACGTAGGCGGATCATGCTCACGAGCATCGCTTGGTTCTCCATCTGCATGCTGCTGACTGCCTTTGCCCCGTCCGCCGAGGTGTTCGGAGCTTTGCGATTTTTGACAGGCCTGGGGCTGGGTGGCGTAGTCCCGACCTGCATCGCTTTGACGGTCGAGTACGCCCGGAAGGAGCGGCGCCAAATCGCCAACGCCGTCATGTTCAGTGGATACTCAGTCGGCGGCGTGGGGGCGTCCCTGCTGGCAATCAACCTTCTGCAGCAGATCGATTTCCGCTGGATGTACGCAATTGGAGCCCTCCCGCTCGTTACACTGCTGCCGGCAGCATGGAAACTGATGCCAGAGTCCGTTGCCTACCTCGCCCGCAAAGGACGCCTCGATGAAGCAAAAGCCACCGCAACACGCTTCGGCCTGATCTACACGGACATTGTTTCCTCCGAAGACCTGCCGGCCGACCCAGCCGGCACCAACTCCAGCCTCAAGGCAATCTTCACCCGCAAATGGCTGGGCTCCACTATCCTTTTTGCACTGGCGAATTTTTGCGGACTGCTCCTGGTCTACGGCCTCAACACGTGGCTGCCGCAAATCATGCGGCAAGCCGGCTTCAACCTCGGCGACGCCTTGACGTTCCTTCTGGTACTCAACGCCGGAGCAATCGTTGGCTCCATCAGCGCCTCCGCACTGGCCGATCGGATAGGTATCAAACGTGTCGTCACCGGCTCATTTATCCTCGCGTTCGTGGCCATCCTGATGCTAAGCCTGCAGTTGCCCCTGGCCATCCTCCTGGTCATTGTTGCCTTCGCCGGGCTCGGCTCCGTTGGCACCCAGATCCTGGTCGGAGGCTACTGCGCCACCCACTACCCGCAGTCGCTTAGCGCCACGGCATTGAGCTGGTCCCTGGGAGTAGGCAGAATCGGCGCCATCTGTGGCCCGCTCATCGGCGGCTTCATCGCCAGTCTGGCATTCGGCTGGCAGGTGAACTTCTATATGTTCGCCGTGTTCGCCGTCATTGGCGCGATTGTCGTCTTCGCCGTGCCAAGACGCACAAAACCATAG
- a CDS encoding AraC family transcriptional regulator encodes MTIVSPPSGRRALLVIPQGPMLVESCGNQWVASTPFALSSHHQTKMVPDPVHGAVVGGVDAEVLEGYLAATLNRVLVKPISLSSDVPLQLSSPLMVTHTWLDACRQLDQGLPPESTQWLENVLLATMSAGLAPFLEPSFAPLPSKGIPAYVELACRYFEQNLSGNIRIDDVASAVGISTRQLHSAFKDHIGLSPAQVLRDMRLARARQKLETLGPSMRITVAGAATDAGFSHLGRFSAYYTEKYQESPSATVQRLRGLTKTAITN; translated from the coding sequence GTGACAATTGTAAGTCCGCCCTCGGGCCGCAGGGCACTACTGGTCATTCCGCAGGGCCCCATGCTCGTGGAGTCCTGCGGTAACCAGTGGGTGGCCAGCACCCCGTTCGCACTGAGCTCACACCATCAGACCAAGATGGTCCCGGACCCGGTTCACGGAGCAGTGGTCGGCGGAGTGGACGCTGAAGTACTTGAAGGCTATCTGGCAGCAACGCTCAACCGGGTTCTGGTCAAGCCCATATCCCTCTCCAGCGACGTTCCGCTCCAGCTCAGCAGTCCACTTATGGTGACGCACACCTGGCTGGACGCCTGCCGTCAACTGGACCAGGGCCTCCCGCCAGAGTCGACGCAATGGCTCGAGAACGTTCTGTTAGCCACGATGTCAGCGGGCCTGGCTCCTTTTCTGGAGCCGTCCTTCGCCCCGCTGCCGAGCAAAGGTATTCCGGCGTACGTGGAGCTGGCGTGCCGCTACTTTGAGCAGAACCTCAGTGGAAATATCAGAATCGACGACGTAGCTTCCGCCGTCGGCATCAGTACGAGGCAGCTGCATTCGGCCTTTAAAGACCATATTGGACTGAGCCCCGCCCAGGTTCTGCGCGACATGAGACTGGCAAGGGCGCGGCAGAAACTGGAGACTCTGGGCCCATCAATGAGAATTACCGTGGCGGGAGCCGCCACCGATGCCGGGTTCTCACACCTTGGCAGATTTTCCGCCTACTACACCGAGAAATATCAGGAATCACCCTCTGCGACCGTCCAAAGACTACGCGGTCTAACGAAGACCGCCATTACAAATTAA
- a CDS encoding LLM class flavin-dependent oxidoreductase, whose translation MNRKDHFKLGLFSANCSGGLAVTKIKERWGATWEENLRMARIADKAGIDFLLPIARWIGYKGDTNFHGSVLEPIPWAAALLASTERISVFSTVHTAFNHPLVTAKQIATLDAIGGGRAGLNIVAGWNQPEYETMGVDMADAHDDRYGFAQEWWDVVRQAWERDEIFDFDGKFFSLKHVESLPKPLGGRVPILNAGSSAQGRNFAGRNSDFVFTIVGGPEDGEAVVRTVKSQAMEQHQRDVGVLTLSHVVCRPSRQEATDYLQYYAEENADWGAVDYLMNLQGLHAESFTKEMLTTMRSRFAAGHGSCPLIGTPDDVAAEIARFAKAGFDGMTLAFVDYAGELEYFAQEVLPRLVRLGVRQPSLASV comes from the coding sequence ATGAACAGAAAAGACCACTTCAAGCTGGGGCTATTCTCGGCAAACTGCTCCGGCGGTTTGGCCGTGACCAAGATCAAAGAACGATGGGGAGCCACCTGGGAAGAGAATCTCAGAATGGCCCGCATCGCCGACAAGGCGGGAATCGACTTTCTGCTGCCCATCGCACGGTGGATCGGGTACAAGGGGGACACGAACTTTCACGGTTCTGTGCTTGAACCCATTCCGTGGGCTGCTGCGCTGCTGGCATCCACGGAGCGGATATCCGTTTTTTCAACCGTTCACACGGCGTTCAACCACCCATTGGTGACTGCGAAGCAGATTGCCACCCTGGACGCGATCGGTGGCGGCCGTGCCGGCTTGAACATCGTGGCAGGTTGGAATCAGCCGGAATACGAAACAATGGGCGTGGATATGGCTGACGCCCACGATGACCGCTACGGCTTCGCCCAGGAGTGGTGGGACGTGGTGCGTCAAGCGTGGGAGCGCGACGAAATCTTTGACTTTGACGGCAAGTTCTTCTCACTCAAGCATGTTGAATCCTTGCCTAAGCCTTTGGGCGGGAGGGTACCGATCCTGAATGCCGGGTCGTCTGCGCAGGGACGGAACTTCGCCGGCCGGAATTCGGACTTCGTGTTCACCATCGTGGGCGGCCCGGAAGACGGGGAGGCTGTTGTTCGCACTGTGAAGAGCCAGGCTATGGAGCAACACCAGCGGGACGTCGGCGTGCTGACGCTGAGCCACGTGGTTTGCCGGCCCAGCCGCCAGGAAGCTACGGATTACCTGCAGTACTACGCCGAGGAAAACGCCGACTGGGGTGCCGTTGACTACCTCATGAATCTGCAGGGACTCCACGCGGAGTCCTTCACCAAGGAAATGCTGACCACGATGCGATCCCGGTTTGCAGCCGGTCACGGCTCCTGCCCACTGATCGGGACCCCGGACGATGTCGCTGCGGAAATTGCCAGGTTTGCCAAAGCGGGTTTCGATGGCATGACTTTGGCTTTCGTAGACTACGCGGGCGAGCTTGAGTACTTCGCACAGGAAGTACTTCCACGGCTGGTGCGGCTGGGCGTACGGCAGCCATCGCTCGCAAGTGTATAG
- a CDS encoding flavin reductase family protein, whose product MLVDSMVRRTTLANVQESEVAATELRSVMRHWATGICVVTTATAGGRAGLVMNSFASVSLNPALVSWCVDKASTSLDIWMETDNFSIHVLDQDDAHYVPRFAQRGAAKFEGLRTQVGSTGAPALPDVAVRLDCRLWTRYEGGDHIILVGRVDQIIQPDSFNPLLSQQLRKP is encoded by the coding sequence ATGTTGGTTGACAGCATGGTAAGGCGGACGACCCTTGCAAATGTGCAGGAGTCCGAGGTGGCGGCAACCGAACTCAGATCAGTCATGAGGCACTGGGCAACCGGTATCTGTGTCGTGACTACTGCTACAGCTGGGGGGCGGGCCGGACTGGTAATGAACAGTTTCGCCTCGGTCTCCCTGAATCCGGCACTGGTCTCCTGGTGCGTGGACAAGGCATCTACGAGTCTTGACATCTGGATGGAGACAGACAATTTCTCCATCCATGTCCTGGATCAGGACGACGCGCACTACGTTCCCCGGTTCGCGCAGCGAGGCGCGGCTAAGTTTGAAGGCCTGAGGACACAAGTGGGCTCTACCGGCGCCCCGGCATTGCCGGATGTGGCTGTCCGGCTGGACTGCCGGCTGTGGACCCGCTATGAGGGTGGAGACCACATCATCCTGGTGGGCCGGGTTGACCAGATAATCCAGCCGGATTCGTTCAATCCCCTGCTGTCCCAGCAGCTCCGCAAGCCCTAA
- a CDS encoding DUF4192 family protein yields the protein MADIPGIDEPMDRVLLAQTHGTPQWSRVEWAQQLLLRAYTHSSTQHSAPILTAIAYVNWWEGRGSKAHQFLELALEADPAYRLARLSDQMIGSGMVAGWNMDKDRAFRPWGLEAS from the coding sequence ATGGCCGATATCCCAGGAATCGACGAACCGATGGACCGTGTCCTCCTCGCCCAAACACACGGCACCCCTCAATGGTCCCGCGTCGAATGGGCACAGCAACTGCTGCTCCGCGCCTACACGCACAGCAGCACCCAACACTCCGCGCCCATCCTCACCGCAATCGCCTACGTCAACTGGTGGGAAGGCCGAGGCAGCAAAGCCCACCAATTCCTGGAACTCGCACTCGAAGCCGACCCCGCCTACCGCCTGGCCAGGCTCAGCGACCAAATGATCGGCTCCGGAATGGTCGCCGGCTGGAACATGGACAAAGACCGGGCCTTCCGGCCCTGGGGCCTCGAAGCGTCATAA
- a CDS encoding SOS response-associated peptidase family protein translates to MLSCTVLTPSAQDSPEHVHDRSPVIIPPDMYADWLDPGTTDKPDVQQLLDAVPEPVLTPRVVSTRVNSVRNNGPEQLEPAPNQ, encoded by the coding sequence GTGCTCAGCTGCACCGTCCTGACCCCTAGCGCGCAGGATTCCCCGGAGCACGTCCACGACCGCAGCCCGGTCATCATCCCGCCGGACATGTACGCCGACTGGCTGGATCCTGGCACGACCGACAAGCCCGATGTGCAGCAGCTGCTGGACGCCGTCCCGGAACCAGTACTTACCCCGAGGGTCGTCAGCACCCGGGTCAACAGCGTCCGAAACAACGGGCCTGAACAGCTCGAGCCCGCTCCGAACCAATGA
- a CDS encoding IS1182 family transposase, whose translation MNSGSQDGLFDEALVERVERFDDGIVEAGAGVNKRFKSFEPDAVMLVPPSLDEWLPGNHLARFIADLVSRELDLSRFYGSYGKTKGQPPYDPRLMVRVLLYGYCVGVRSSRELERACVDVVAFRWLAGQQAPDFRSIGRFRKRHLAALGNVFLQALELCRAAGMVSLGRVALDGTKVRANASRRKAMSYGRLTEKQRILAAEVSDMLADAEAVDREEDARFGADTRGDELPPDLADRQSRLAKMAAARKQLEEDAAAKARKEAEQKARDRGDDDGAAAAKGEEAAAKAEVRPRAQRNFTDPDSRIMKTADGSYHYCYNAQAVVDADHQVIVATDLNNTAVDVQQLVPMTERTAETLGRMPAQWTIDAGYCSAANLEHVKEIEAAGGTEFFIATGRLKHGEKVPETPRGRIPATATPKERMARKLKTKKGRAVYARRKAIIEPVFGQIHTRQGKHVLLRGLEQAKHEWELMAGCHNLLKLFTFKAKAGLNAPAGA comes from the coding sequence ATGAATTCCGGTTCCCAGGATGGCCTTTTTGATGAAGCTCTCGTGGAGCGGGTGGAGCGTTTTGATGACGGGATCGTTGAGGCCGGCGCTGGTGTGAACAAGCGGTTCAAATCCTTTGAGCCGGACGCGGTGATGCTGGTCCCGCCGTCGCTGGATGAGTGGTTGCCGGGCAATCATCTGGCCCGGTTCATCGCTGATCTGGTGTCCCGGGAGCTGGATCTGTCCCGGTTCTACGGCTCGTATGGGAAGACGAAGGGCCAGCCGCCGTATGATCCGCGGTTGATGGTCCGGGTCCTGCTTTACGGTTACTGCGTCGGGGTGCGTTCCTCCCGGGAGTTGGAGCGGGCGTGCGTGGACGTGGTCGCGTTCCGTTGGCTGGCCGGGCAGCAGGCACCGGATTTCCGGTCCATCGGCCGGTTCCGCAAACGCCATCTCGCGGCGTTGGGGAACGTGTTCCTGCAGGCGCTGGAACTCTGCCGGGCCGCGGGCATGGTCTCGTTGGGCCGGGTTGCCCTGGACGGGACGAAGGTCCGGGCCAACGCGTCCCGGCGAAAGGCGATGAGCTACGGACGGCTGACCGAAAAACAGAGGATCCTCGCCGCGGAGGTCTCGGACATGCTCGCCGACGCCGAGGCCGTGGACAGGGAGGAGGATGCCCGGTTCGGGGCGGATACGCGCGGCGATGAGCTCCCGCCGGATCTGGCCGACCGGCAATCGCGGCTGGCGAAGATGGCCGCGGCCCGCAAACAGCTCGAAGAGGACGCAGCAGCCAAAGCACGCAAAGAGGCGGAGCAGAAAGCCCGGGACCGCGGCGATGACGACGGGGCTGCTGCGGCCAAGGGCGAGGAAGCCGCGGCCAAAGCGGAGGTCAGACCGAGGGCCCAGCGCAATTTCACGGACCCCGACTCCCGGATCATGAAGACCGCAGACGGCTCGTACCACTATTGCTACAACGCCCAGGCCGTGGTCGACGCGGACCATCAGGTCATCGTCGCCACCGATCTGAACAACACCGCGGTGGACGTGCAGCAACTGGTCCCGATGACCGAACGCACCGCCGAAACCCTGGGCCGGATGCCCGCCCAATGGACCATTGATGCCGGATATTGTTCAGCAGCCAACCTCGAACACGTGAAGGAAATCGAGGCCGCCGGCGGGACCGAGTTCTTCATCGCGACCGGCCGGCTCAAACACGGCGAAAAGGTTCCCGAGACGCCCCGGGGCAGGATCCCGGCCACCGCCACACCCAAGGAACGGATGGCGAGGAAACTCAAAACCAAGAAGGGCCGGGCCGTTTACGCGCGGCGCAAGGCGATCATCGAACCGGTCTTCGGGCAAATCCACACCCGCCAGGGCAAACACGTACTCCTGCGCGGCCTCGAACAAGCCAAACACGAGTGGGAACTGATGGCAGGCTGTCACAACCTGCTGAAATTGTTCACTTTCAAAGCCAAAGCCGGTCTCAACGCCCCGGCCGGAGCCTAA
- a CDS encoding RNA polymerase sigma factor, which translates to MFRHAYRLTGNHHDAEDVMAAAFLELWRRRAQVRVVEGSILPWLLVTTTNMARNKGRAALRYRKLLDSLPRTEASSQHLEADLFASHQESMDQDFSQALGTLSAEDLHLVSLVVFEDYPLAAAAAVLNMTPGPDRPNSRFVSVSQRRQLQLHRNRS; encoded by the coding sequence GTGTTCCGTCATGCTTACCGGCTCACAGGGAACCATCACGACGCTGAAGACGTCATGGCGGCCGCCTTTCTTGAGCTGTGGCGGCGGCGCGCCCAAGTCCGTGTCGTGGAAGGGTCCATCCTTCCCTGGCTGCTGGTCACGACGACCAACATGGCCCGCAATAAGGGGCGAGCCGCACTCCGCTACCGGAAGCTGCTGGACTCGCTACCGCGCACAGAGGCATCTTCACAGCACTTGGAAGCTGACCTTTTCGCCAGTCACCAAGAGAGTATGGACCAGGACTTCTCCCAGGCTCTTGGAACGCTCAGCGCTGAAGACCTGCACTTGGTGAGTCTGGTCGTTTTTGAGGACTATCCACTCGCTGCCGCAGCAGCCGTTTTGAACATGACACCCGGCCCTGACCGCCCTAACTCCCGGTTCGTTTCAGTTTCCCAACGGCGCCAGCTGCAGCTACACCGAAATCGAAGCTGA
- a CDS encoding tyrosine-type recombinase/integrase yields the protein MSRANVSTTGIWSRRELPAATASEVPARSWQIGGSTDIVTPAAAPRNLPAPLGDLSRASIAELQAAACSLLPRSGIQLDKRRRSIRKVAEHLSTFEGGAWQERWDASGYDTSEERLASLNPPASKSWTMTSGLTWLVGMRVIVPSVLTLRRDVVSDFSMIFRECQKDPLLAQVVDRIRNASNPDLQKHRALTELSYVLASQGIPVADLTPGALIHFDVELRNVGRGRETYERQIGALIWEVLHTMGRFPERTPATIRRARQGGPRSVEEFVDYHGVRDAGMRQLLIDYINQRAALGMDYSSLRGLTGNLVRNFWCVIEGINPEQHDLDLNEETYEAWRQEVDTISTPEGPKPRQGIWDLLIAVRALYLDLQTWAMEDPARWGSFATRCPIPPIASRGYSAGRRRQAERMADRTRARQPLLDHLIRHVTAEKDRLQAFRAAASASLGAAGFDFDGVHYTHVRRATPVRSSPQKGPRARRGVEFEEPPQPERQLRVLGAAAESINISAEEDQAFWTWAAVEVLRLTGIRHEELLELSHLSIRQYRRPNGEVVGLLVVTPSKSDRERVIPMSPELLHVIAEVIRRHTTNLGSIPLVRRWDPLEREHSDPLPYLFQYTAGPLRGVFSTSRIAKLVHKACATVAKDRPEFEGLSFTPHDFRRIFATDLVNNGLPIHIGAALLGHANLQTTRGYVAVFDEDVVRHYQMHMANRRALRPDHEYAEVADAEWEEFEEHFDKRKVELGSCGRPYGTPCAHEHACVRCPMLHVEPRMILRLDELEADLIARRERAENEGWKGEVDGLELTLGHLRDKRGRAIRLQKQSPC from the coding sequence ATGTCTAGGGCAAACGTGTCCACCACGGGAATCTGGAGCCGGCGGGAGCTCCCGGCAGCTACGGCGTCAGAGGTTCCTGCCCGGTCATGGCAGATCGGGGGCAGCACTGACATAGTCACCCCGGCCGCTGCGCCCCGGAACCTGCCAGCCCCGTTGGGGGATCTGAGCCGGGCGTCCATTGCCGAGCTTCAGGCAGCGGCCTGCTCATTGCTTCCACGCTCGGGGATCCAGCTGGACAAACGGCGCCGGTCCATCCGAAAAGTGGCAGAACATCTGTCGACGTTCGAAGGCGGGGCGTGGCAGGAGCGGTGGGACGCCAGCGGGTATGACACCTCGGAGGAACGCCTGGCGTCATTGAACCCGCCGGCGTCAAAAAGCTGGACGATGACTAGCGGACTGACGTGGTTGGTAGGAATGCGGGTGATCGTCCCGTCGGTGCTCACGCTGCGCCGCGACGTGGTGTCTGATTTCTCTATGATTTTCCGGGAATGCCAGAAGGACCCGCTTCTGGCCCAGGTCGTCGACCGGATCCGCAACGCGTCTAATCCTGACCTGCAGAAACACCGCGCGCTAACCGAGCTCTCCTATGTTCTGGCCAGCCAGGGTATCCCGGTCGCGGACCTCACGCCAGGGGCGCTGATCCACTTCGACGTCGAGCTGCGGAACGTTGGCAGGGGCAGGGAAACCTACGAACGACAAATAGGTGCGCTCATCTGGGAAGTCCTCCATACGATGGGGCGGTTCCCGGAGAGGACGCCGGCAACCATCCGCAGAGCCCGGCAGGGCGGGCCGCGCAGCGTGGAAGAGTTCGTGGACTATCACGGGGTCAGGGACGCCGGGATGCGGCAGCTGCTGATCGATTACATCAATCAGCGCGCCGCGCTGGGGATGGACTATTCCAGCCTTCGCGGGCTGACCGGAAACCTGGTCCGGAACTTCTGGTGCGTGATTGAGGGGATCAACCCTGAGCAGCACGATCTTGACCTGAACGAGGAAACGTACGAGGCGTGGCGGCAGGAAGTCGACACCATCAGCACCCCCGAGGGGCCAAAGCCCCGCCAGGGCATCTGGGACCTCCTGATCGCGGTGCGCGCCCTCTACCTCGATCTTCAGACCTGGGCGATGGAAGACCCGGCGCGCTGGGGATCCTTCGCCACCCGGTGCCCGATCCCGCCGATCGCGAGCCGCGGCTACAGTGCGGGCAGACGCCGGCAGGCAGAGCGGATGGCGGACCGCACCCGCGCCCGCCAACCGCTGCTGGACCACCTCATCCGGCACGTCACCGCGGAAAAAGACCGCCTTCAGGCCTTCCGGGCAGCAGCGTCCGCCTCACTAGGTGCGGCAGGCTTCGACTTCGACGGCGTCCACTACACCCATGTCCGCCGCGCGACGCCAGTTCGAAGCTCACCCCAGAAGGGTCCACGGGCCCGGCGCGGAGTCGAGTTTGAAGAGCCTCCCCAGCCGGAGCGGCAACTGCGCGTGCTCGGGGCGGCCGCCGAAAGCATCAACATCAGCGCCGAGGAGGACCAGGCGTTCTGGACCTGGGCCGCCGTCGAGGTGCTCCGCCTCACCGGGATTCGGCATGAGGAACTGCTCGAACTCAGCCACCTCTCAATCAGGCAGTACCGGCGGCCCAACGGAGAGGTCGTTGGGCTTCTCGTCGTCACCCCGTCGAAGTCCGACCGGGAGAGGGTGATTCCGATGTCCCCGGAGCTGCTGCATGTCATCGCCGAGGTGATCCGCCGGCACACGACGAATCTGGGCAGCATCCCGCTGGTCCGGAGGTGGGATCCGCTCGAGAGGGAGCACAGCGACCCGCTGCCCTACCTTTTCCAGTACACGGCAGGACCGTTGCGCGGGGTGTTCAGCACCTCCCGCATTGCCAAACTCGTTCACAAGGCGTGCGCTACCGTGGCGAAAGACCGTCCCGAGTTTGAGGGGCTCAGCTTCACTCCGCATGATTTTCGGCGGATCTTTGCGACCGACCTGGTCAACAACGGCCTGCCCATCCACATCGGCGCCGCCTTGCTGGGGCACGCGAATCTGCAGACCACCAGAGGCTACGTCGCGGTGTTCGACGAGGACGTCGTCCGGCACTACCAGATGCACATGGCCAATCGCCGGGCCCTACGCCCTGACCACGAGTACGCAGAAGTCGCCGATGCCGAATGGGAAGAGTTCGAGGAACACTTCGACAAACGCAAAGTCGAACTTGGCTCTTGCGGCCGGCCCTACGGCACCCCCTGCGCCCACGAACACGCCTGCGTGCGTTGTCCGATGCTGCACGTGGAGCCGAGAATGATCCTCAGGCTGGACGAACTCGAAGCCGACCTAATTGCCAGGAGGGAACGGGCCGAGAACGAAGGTTGGAAGGGCGAAGTGGACGGACTCGAACTCACCCTCGGACATCTTCGAGACAAACGCGGCCGAGCAATACGGCTACAGAAACAAAGCCCCTGCTGA